A stretch of the Epinephelus fuscoguttatus linkage group LG2, E.fuscoguttatus.final_Chr_v1 genome encodes the following:
- the LOC125879664 gene encoding inactive serine protease PAMR1-like isoform X1, with protein MLTFLTRKVPVSPLLEPRIYYLLLNLCFCVTAWPHGDNCPSSEWSVMCRPCCEYHLIQCRCPSKGSKVGYTVPCCRNALNQCDPCIFHPGCSLFENCKTCHNGTWKANDNFFVNGKYCTECRQGWSGGDCKTCGGVIHRAQGHIAMESYPINARCEWRVQVERGRSIELRFSLLSLEPDHNCRYDYIEVRDGDDLSSPVIGRFCGDLLPPPIKSSGNVLHILFASDGYNNFDGFVLTFQERSGRTSPVSAIKDPVCTPPEKPMNGYLLPIYGPKQELVSVNYRCHPPFKLIGSQQRICLPNSTWSGPVPSCVKGQTSKVRCRPPPKLLNGYHRPAPNTADGAEVIGFFCKNSFILSGNHQSTCLSNGSWSSWPPKCVRACREPKVSDLVRQNVVKPYVISRENPEQRITLSARYNMHDLLSAGFIPLTSKKGDTADVELPHGFHQVYTSIEYTCASPLYRNTGSSRRTCLKSGRWSGRHVTCTPACGKLNTSTPHNLTDAPWPWHAAVYIRSPPDHTVSTHRPHGVTLSIQQGASEESTLWYLACSGALLSQRSVLVAAQCVVDKDKQQTLHPAQVKVVIGIRQQTPKDRLKSLHLRVSDILVHASFHSAPDSNVAVLKLKDKAKVSEHVLPVCLPKVQGGEVTAQEAYTARWILPSDHRHLSLYTPSSQTRLVELADVTQCKREFAQGGTHNTEISDNKLCVITKPSSPQSPCPSVIPGIIIVPAGFSATSGVLSGHEETRGASSTGWQLLGLETLSFTDENCHQQTHRVQTRIANFRDWIEKNMK; from the exons ATGCTGACTTTCCTCACAAGGAAAGTGCCCGTGTCACCTCTTCTGGAACCCAGAATATACTACCTCCTCTTAAATCTCTGCTTTTGTGTAACAGCTTGGCCACATG GTGACAACTGCCCGAGCTCTGAGTGGAGCGTCATGTGTCGTCCGTGTTGTGAGTACCACCTGATCCAGTGTCGGTGTCCCTCAAAAGGGTCGAAGGTCGGCTACACTGTTCCCTGCTGCCGCAATGCTCTGAATCAGTGTGACCCCTGTATCTTTCACCCAG GTTGCAGTTTGTTTGAGAACTGTAAAACCTGTCACAATGGAACATGGAAAGCCAATGACAACTTCTTTGTCAATGGAAAGTATTGTACTGAGTGTCGCCAAGGCTGGAGTGGAGGGGACTGTAAAA CATGTGGAGGTGTCATTCACCGGGCTCAGGGTCACATAGCCATGGAGAGCTACCCAATAAACGCCAGATGTGAATGGAGGGTGCAAGTGGAGAGGGGCAGAAGCATCGAGCTGAG GTTTTCACTGCTCAGCCTGGAGCCTGATCATAACTGTCGTTATGACTACATCGAGGTGCGTGATGGCGACGATCTGAGCTCCCCTGTGATTGGCCGGTTTTGTGGGGATCTGCTGCCTCCTCCAATAAAAAGCTCTGGGAACGTCTTACACATCCTGTTCGCCTCAGATGGCTACAACAACTTTGATGGATTTGTTCTCACTTTTCAGGAACGTTCAGGCAG AACATCACCAGTTTCAGCCATCAAGGATCCAGTGTGCACACCTCCAGAGAAACCAATGAATGGATATTTGCTGCCTATATATGGACCAAAGCAGGAGCTTGTGTCTGTAAACTACCGGTGCCATCCACCTTTCAAGCTGATTGGCTCCCAGCAGAGGATCTGTCTGCCTAACAGCACGTGGAGTGGCCCAGTTCCTTCATGTGTAAAAG GACAAACAAGCAAAGTCCGGTGTCGCCCTCCACCCAAATTGCTCAATGGCTACCACAGACCGGCTCCTAACACAGCTGATGGTGCAGAGGTTATTGGGTTTTTCTGTAAAAATTCCTTCATCCTGAGTGGAAACCACCAGAGTACCTGCCTCTCTAATGGATCCTGGAGTAGCTGGCCACCCAAGTGTGTGAGAG CATGTCGAGAGCCCAAAGTGTCTGACCTTGTGCGACAAAATGTTGTGAAGCCATATGTGATATCCAG agAGAATCCAGAGCAAAGAATCACCCTCTCAGCTAGGTACAACATGCACGATTTGTTGTCAGCTGGTTTTATTCCACTAACATCAAAAAAAGGCGACACTGCTGACGTGGAACTCCCTCACGGCTTTCACCAAGTCTACACGAGCATCGAGTACACGTGTGCATCCCCACTCTACCGCAACACAGGAAGCTCCCGACGCACTTGTCTGAAGTCTGGCAGGTGGAGTGGGCGCCATGTTACCTGCACACCAG CTTGTGGTAAACTCAACACTTCCACTCCACACAACCTCACAGATGCACCATGGCCGTGGCATGCAGCTGTCTACATCCGCTCACCTCCTGATCACACTGTCAGCACCCACAGGCCCCATGGGGTGACCCTGTCTATCCAGCAGGGGGCCTCAGAGGAGTCCACACTCTGGTACCTTGCCTGCAGCGGGGCTCTGCTCAGCCAGCGTAGCGTCCTGGTGGCAGCTCAGTGTGTGGTCGACAAGGACAAGCAGCAGACCCTTCACCCAGCACAAGTGAAGGTTGTCATAGGCATACGGCAGCAGACACCCAAGGACCGGCTGAAAAGCCTGCACCTCAGG GTTTCAGACATTTTAGTCCATGCGAGTTTTCACTCTGCACCGGACTCCAACGTGGCTGTGCTCAAGCTAAAAGACAAGGCCAAGGTCAGTGAGCATGTGCTGCCAGTGTGTCTACCCAAAGTGCAAGGTGGAGAGGTGACAGCACAGGAGGCTTACACTGCAAGGTGGATTTTACCCAGCGATCACAGGCACCTGAGCCTCTACACTCCCTCGAGCCAGACGAGACTTGTCGAGTTGGCAGATGTAACTCAGTGCAAAAGAGAATTTGCTCAAGGAGGAACACATAACACAGAGATCAGTGACAACAAACTGTGTGTCATAACAAAGCCATCCAGTCCTCAAAGCCCTTGTCCCAGTGTTATTCCAGGTATCATAATTGTGCCAGCTGGGTTTTCAGCTACAAGTGGTGTCCTGTCGGGTCACGAGGAGACTCGGGGAGCCTCCAGCACGGGCTGGCAGCTTCTTGGTTTGGAGACTTTAAGCTTTACGGACGAGAACTGCCACCAGCAGACTCATAGAGTTCAGACACGGATAGCCAATTTTCGAGACTGGATAGAGAAAAACATGAAGTAG